ACCCATGGCAATCAGCACAATATCTGCTCTCAACCTTTCTTCACTTCCTGCAACGTGCCTGGGAATAAAATTTCCTTTTTCGTCCTTATCCCATTTTACCTTAACAGTGTTAACCCATCCAAGGCTAACTTTGTCCTCTGCCGGTTCAAAGCTCGTTACGGTAGTAAGATAGATTCTCGGATCTGTCCCAAATAATGCTATCCTCTCTTCCTGCCCGTAGTCGACCTTTAGAACTTTTGGCCACTCAGGCCATGGGTTACTTTGAGATCTTGATTTTGGCGGCTCTGGAAGTATCTCAATTTGTATAACGTCTCTACAACCATGCCTAATAGATGTAGCCACACAGTCTGTGCCAGTATCTCCTCCGCCTATTATTACGACGCTCTTGTCTTTTGCGGATATCAAGGATGAGTTATCTTTATCCAGGAGGCTCTTCGTGTTCGCCTTCAAAAAGTCAACAGCAAAGTATGCTCCCGACAGGTCTCTCCCGTCTACCTTCAAATCTCTTGGTCTGGTGGCGCCGCAGCAAAGTACAACGCTATCAAATTCGTTTAGAAGATCTCTTGCAGATGGGTCCACTCCAACCTCTTTATTTGTAAAAAATTTGACCCCCTCTTCCTGCATAAGATTTATTCTTCTCATTACAATATTTTTATCAAGCTTCATATTCGGTATGCCGTACATAAGAAGGCCTCCAACTCTATCAGCCCTCTCGAAGACTGTGACCTCATGTCCAAAGCTGTTCAAAGTATCAGCACAGGCAAGGCCTGATGGGCCAGAACCGATCACAGCTACTCTTTTCCCAGTTCTCTTGATAACCTTTTTCTTCACAAACCCAGATAGAAAGGCCTTTTCTATAATAGAGTACTCATTGTTCTTTATAGTTACGCTCTCCCAGTTCAAGCCCTCAGTGCAAGAACCTTCACAGGGAGCAGGACAAACTCTCCCTGTAAATTCTGGAAAGTTATTGGTAGCAATAAGCCTCTTATATGCATCTTCCCATGCTCCTCTGTAAATCAAATCGTTGAACTCAGGAACAAGGTTGTGAATAGGACACCCCGCAGCCATCCCTCCAAGCAATACGCCAGAGTGACAAAAAGGTATGCCACAATCCATACATCTTGATGCTTGAAGCTTTATATCTTCTTCGCTCATAGGTATCTTAAATTCGTTATAATCTTTAATCCTCTCAAGAGGCTCCCTTTCAGTGGGAACGGATCTCTTTTGTTCAAGAAAGGCTCCAATCTTGCCCATAACTTCCTCCTTAAATTTTGATTAGTTACCCGTAACCCTTGACATATCCTTGATATTTTCATAGAAAGCCTCCATCAAGGCATCGTCACCGCTAAAGCCAGCAGCATAAGCCCTATCAATTGAAAGAAGCATCCTCTTGTAATCTTTTGGTATTATTTTTACAAACCTTCTCACGTTCAATTCCCAACCTTGTAGGATCTCCTTAGCAAGAGATGAATCTGTATACAGTAAATGCTTTTCAAGCATTGCTCTAACTTTCTCCTCTTCAGAAGGGCTTTCTATATTCTCGACATATACGGTATTTATATTAATCTTACTCTTAAAAGTTTCATTTTTGTCGTATACATAAGCCACACCGCCAGTCATCCCGGCTGCGAAGTTTCTGCCAGTTGATCCTATACAGACAACCACGCCGCCAGTCATATACTCACATCCGTGGTCGCCTACGCCTTCCACTACAACCTGTGCGCCAGAGTTCCTCACACAAAATCTCTCGCCAGCAACGCCTCTAATGTATCCCTCCCCCGATGTAGCTCCATAAAATGCCACGTTGCCTATAATTATATTTTCATGTGCTACAAATTTTGAATTTTTTGGGGGATATACTATTATCTTGCCGCCGCTAAGTCCTTTTGCTATATAATCATTTGAGTCACCTTCAAGTGTCAGGGTTACTCCCCCTGGCAAAAAGGCGCCAAAACTTTGACCTGCTGAACCCACAAAGTTTAGTTTTATCGTATCTTCAGGCATACCGTTCAAACCATGTCTTGAGGTTATTTCATTACCCAGAATAGTTCCTACCACTCTGTTTGTATTTTTTATAGGTAAAGAAAGCTCGACTGGCTCTTTATTTTCAATTGCATTTTTACATCTATCCAACAAAATATTGTAATCCAAAGACTTCTCAATTGAGTGGTCTTGCTTAATAGAGCAATATCTTCCAACTGAGGGCTCGACTGGAGGCTTTGCAAGAATTGGGTTTAAACATAGAGTTTTTGCCTTCCAGTGATCGGTCTGGATGCTCTCAAGGCAATCAGTTCTTCCCACCATCTCGCTTATAGTCTTGAATCCCATTTGGGCCATAACCTCTCTAAGTTCTGTTGCAAGAAAATACATCAGATTTATCACGTATTCGGGTTTACCCTTGAAATACTTTCTAAGTTCTGGGTTTTGAGTAGCTACGCCCACAGGACAGGTATCCAGGTTACAAACTCTCATCATAACGCAGCCAAGAGACACAAGCGGCAGAGTAGCAAACCCAAATTCTTCAGCCCCAAGCATTGCTGCAATTGCGATATCCCTGCCTGACATAAGCTTCCCATCTGTCTCAACGGTAATTCTATCTCTCAGGTTATTCAAAACAAGCGTCTGATGAGTTTCGGACAAGCCAAGCTCCCATGGTAAACCTGCATGTCTTATGCTCGAGCGGGGAGATGCGCCAGTTCCTCCATCATAGCCCGATATCAATACCACATCTGCCTTACCCTTCGCAACCCCTGCAGCAATAGTGCCAACGCCCACCTCGGAAACAAGCTTTACGTTGATCCTTGCTTTTCGATTGGCATTCTTGAGATCGTGGATAAGCTCGGCCAAATCTTCAATAGAGTATATATCGTGATGTGGCGGTGGTGAAATAAGTCCAACCCCAGGAGTAGAATACCTTGTTTTTGCTACCCATGGATAAACCTTTTTGCCAGGAAGCTGACCACCCTCACCAGGTTTTGCACCTTGAGCCATTTTTATCTGGATTTCAGACGCGCTTGAAAGGTAAAGGCTATCCACGCCAAATCTTGCAGATGCAACCTGCTTTATAGCGCTATTTCTTGAATCGCCGTTTTCATCTGGAGTATATCTTGATGGGTCTTCGCCGCCTTCGCCCGTATTTGACTTGCCGCCTATTTTATTCATAGCTAAGGCAAGAGTCTCATGAGCCTCCTTTGAAATTGATCCATAGCTCATTGCTCCAGTTTTAAACCTTTTTACAATGGACTCTACGCTTTCAACTTCATCAATTGAAATTGGATTATTTTGTTTTTTGAACCTCAAAAGCCCTCTAAGATTCTGAATAGCACTGCACCCCTCATGCAACGATGCAGTAAAGGCTTTAAATTTTTTGTAATCGCCCTCTGTAACCGCTCTTTGCAAGAGATATATCGTTTCTGGCCTATAAGCATGGTATTCTCCATCATCCCTATATTGGTATATTCCCCCAGAAGGCAACACCTGATTATTTGGCAGGAAGGCTTTGTCATATCTTAATAGAGTTTCTTGTTTGATGATATCCAGGTTTATTCCGCCAATTCTTGATGGAGTTCCTGTAAAATATTTATCAATAACTTCCTTAGCAATACCCACACACTCAAATATCTGCGCACCCATATAACTTTGGAGCGTTGAGATACCCATTTTGGACGCAACTTTCATTACGCCTTTCAATGCAGCCTTAACATAATTTTTTACAGCCAAATCGTATTCTACGTCCAAAAGAGATCTTTCACGCATATCTTTCAAGGTATCATAAACAAGGTATGGATTTATTGCACTAGCACCATATCCTATTAGACATGCAAAATGATGAACCTCTCTTGGCTCAGCTGATTCAAGCACTATGCTAATCTTTGTTCTTGTGCCCTTCCTAATAAGGTGCTGATTCAAGCCTGACAGCGCAAGGAGAGCAGGGATTGGGACAAGATTATCATTTAGACCCATGTCGGATAGTATTATTACATTTGTCCCCTTTGTAATTAATGCGTCTACTTTTTCAAAAAGATTATCAAGGGCGACATGTAGATCTAAATTTTTATCAAATAGTATAGAAACCGTTTCAGACTTTAGCGTGCTTTGATCTAGAGATCTTATCTTTTGCATATCTGTATTTGTAAGTATCGGATTCTTTAGCAAGAGACACCTGCAATCTTCTGGTCTTGGCTCTATAAGATTGCCTTCGCTTCCCAGAAGCATTTCTGAAGCAGTTATTAGTTCTTCCCTGATGCCGTCAAGCGGTGGATTTGTAACCTGTGCGAAGAGTTGTTTGAAATAATTGTATAAAAGCTGCTCCTGATTTGAAAGAACTGCAAGGGGCGAGTCATAGCCCATTGAACCTACTGGTTCGACTCCTTGCAGGGCCATTGGTTCTATAATCTTTTTTATGTCCTCATAAGTATATCCAAATGCAAGTTGCAGTTGAGTTAAAGACATATCTGAATTCTGTTTTAATACAGAATCAGACCCTATCTTGCAATCATCAAGGGTGAACATATACTCATTAATCCATGATCCATAAGGTTTTTCTTCAGATATACTTTTTTTAAGCTCTTCATCAGAGATTATTCTTCCCTGTTCTGTATCTACCAAGAGCATTCTCCCAGGTCTAAGCCTGTCTTTCAGAATGACCCTCTCTGGATCAATATCGCACACCCCAACCTCTGAAGAAAGCACAATTGTATCGTCGTCCATTACATAATACCTTGAGGGTCTTAGACCGTTCCTATCAAGGACTGCACCTATAACCGAGCCATCCGTCACTACTATTGAGGCGGGACCGTCCCATGGTTCCATTAAACAATTGTGATA
The Thermodesulfobium sp. 4217-1 genome window above contains:
- a CDS encoding glutamate synthase subunit beta gives rise to the protein MGKIGAFLEQKRSVPTEREPLERIKDYNEFKIPMSEEDIKLQASRCMDCGIPFCHSGVLLGGMAAGCPIHNLVPEFNDLIYRGAWEDAYKRLIATNNFPEFTGRVCPAPCEGSCTEGLNWESVTIKNNEYSIIEKAFLSGFVKKKVIKRTGKRVAVIGSGPSGLACADTLNSFGHEVTVFERADRVGGLLMYGIPNMKLDKNIVMRRINLMQEEGVKFFTNKEVGVDPSARDLLNEFDSVVLCCGATRPRDLKVDGRDLSGAYFAVDFLKANTKSLLDKDNSSLISAKDKSVVIIGGGDTGTDCVATSIRHGCRDVIQIEILPEPPKSRSQSNPWPEWPKVLKVDYGQEERIALFGTDPRIYLTTVTSFEPAEDKVSLGWVNTVKVKWDKDEKGNFIPRHVAGSEERLRADIVLIAMGFLGPEESIIRELSIEQDQRSNVKAQFGKFRTNVEKVFAAGDMRRGQSLVVWAIAEGRGVAKSVNEYLMTK
- the gltB gene encoding glutamate synthase large subunit, which gives rise to MGKNFTDGLYDPFFEHDACGIGFIANIKGKKSFQIVQSALQILINLDHRGAKGCEENTGDGAGLLVQIPHKFFRKNVPDLPEEGDYAVAQIFFPRDENRITDFESKFERIVNEAGQSIISWRRLETDNTSLGNVARLGEPIVKQAFIRKDSSTKRGMDFERKLYLIRKMAEKEIKYADEDNSLFYICSLSSRTIVYKGMLTPDQVPEYYKDLQDADFESAIAVVHSRFSTNTLPSWERAHPYRYLIHNGEINTLRGNVNWMKAREKLFTSKVFPEITKCLPIINEDGSDSQMFDNCLEMLYLTGRSLPHSVMMMIPEPWQNHESMDDKKRAFYEYHNCLMEPWDGPASIVVTDGSVIGAVLDRNGLRPSRYYVMDDDTIVLSSEVGVCDIDPERVILKDRLRPGRMLLVDTEQGRIISDEELKKSISEEKPYGSWINEYMFTLDDCKIGSDSVLKQNSDMSLTQLQLAFGYTYEDIKKIIEPMALQGVEPVGSMGYDSPLAVLSNQEQLLYNYFKQLFAQVTNPPLDGIREELITASEMLLGSEGNLIEPRPEDCRCLLLKNPILTNTDMQKIRSLDQSTLKSETVSILFDKNLDLHVALDNLFEKVDALITKGTNVIILSDMGLNDNLVPIPALLALSGLNQHLIRKGTRTKISIVLESAEPREVHHFACLIGYGASAINPYLVYDTLKDMRERSLLDVEYDLAVKNYVKAALKGVMKVASKMGISTLQSYMGAQIFECVGIAKEVIDKYFTGTPSRIGGINLDIIKQETLLRYDKAFLPNNQVLPSGGIYQYRDDGEYHAYRPETIYLLQRAVTEGDYKKFKAFTASLHEGCSAIQNLRGLLRFKKQNNPISIDEVESVESIVKRFKTGAMSYGSISKEAHETLALAMNKIGGKSNTGEGGEDPSRYTPDENGDSRNSAIKQVASARFGVDSLYLSSASEIQIKMAQGAKPGEGGQLPGKKVYPWVAKTRYSTPGVGLISPPPHHDIYSIEDLAELIHDLKNANRKARINVKLVSEVGVGTIAAGVAKGKADVVLISGYDGGTGASPRSSIRHAGLPWELGLSETHQTLVLNNLRDRITVETDGKLMSGRDIAIAAMLGAEEFGFATLPLVSLGCVMMRVCNLDTCPVGVATQNPELRKYFKGKPEYVINLMYFLATELREVMAQMGFKTISEMVGRTDCLESIQTDHWKAKTLCLNPILAKPPVEPSVGRYCSIKQDHSIEKSLDYNILLDRCKNAIENKEPVELSLPIKNTNRVVGTILGNEITSRHGLNGMPEDTIKLNFVGSAGQSFGAFLPGGVTLTLEGDSNDYIAKGLSGGKIIVYPPKNSKFVAHENIIIGNVAFYGATSGEGYIRGVAGERFCVRNSGAQVVVEGVGDHGCEYMTGGVVVCIGSTGRNFAAGMTGGVAYVYDKNETFKSKININTVYVENIESPSEEEKVRAMLEKHLLYTDSSLAKEILQGWELNVRRFVKIIPKDYKRMLLSIDRAYAAGFSGDDALMEAFYENIKDMSRVTGN